The stretch of DNA TCCTCCTTCTCATGCTGAACATTGAGATGCACCTCCCCGGACATGAGACAAAAATGTTTCACCGACGGAGCCAGCCGCAACCATCATCCTGCCGCCAAACAGCCTGTCAGCTCTCGGGCAGAAGGTCTCGCGCTCACAGCTAGCACAGAAAGTCCGCTCGCCCCTCAGCGCCGAGAAATTATGTGAAGATCCGGAAAGTAAACATTCCCAAGATCTCACGCATGACCTACAATGATATTGAGAATTGAAATCATAACAGACATTCACCCTGCTTCGATATTCAGCGCGACCAGGAACTGAACTGCCCGTTTATGTCCCTCGCCTGAAGACAAGGCGGCACTGAGCATGCCCATCAGTCCGGCGGAGTAGCGTGAATGGACCCGTTGGATGGAGCGCGTGAAGGGGGAACACCCCTCTACTCAAACTCCATCCAACGGCTTCACATACCAAATTCTATCCTGGAGAGACGCCGCATGAATTGCTCCCGATGCGGAGGGTGCCTTGCGACCGAGCCGTCTCTCGATTTCTACCGTCCTGAAGATCGATGGCGATGCATCAATTGCGGGGCGCATGGCTCACGTCACTCGCACCCTGTACGCGGAATGCAATCCGCATCGCGTCGCACCATTCCTCATGTTGACGCTGAAGCCCTACGAATCACGAGTCGTCCCTAGTCACACGCCAGAGGTGCCTCCATGCTCACGATCAACCCAAAAACTCCCCCATTTCTGCCACCCGCCATCACGCAAGAAACCCTCACACTATTCAACTGCACCAACCACAACCATCCCTGGTTATCCTTGTACATCGTGCTTCCTCTCAGAGCGCCTGAGGCCGCCTCTCTCGACCGCCACAACGACAATGGGGTCCATAAGGAAACACTGCTGCTTACGACTTGCCCCAATGCCAAGACTTTCCATACCTCATGGATTCGCCAGACACCCACCCTCCGAACTTCCGTGCTTACTGATCCGCTGTCTCGACTGCACCGCCCACGCAACTTGTTCGGAGCATCCGCCCAGGCCCAATGCTGCAGCGTACTGATCGCCCCCCCTGGTGCGTTGAAAGCCCATCTCACTCATCACCCCAATGACCTTAGGATGAACTCATTGAAAGAAGCCTTGATAACAAATCATCGGCTGCCCAGACCACTTCCCCTGGAAACGTCTTTCTCATGTAATAAAGGAGCATCCACATCATGCATTCTCTAAACCACCGCACAAGCCCAACCGCACTCAGCCTGTGTACCTGCGGCAAACTTCACTTCAAGTACGGCTCGATCACCTTACATTTCGAGGCCAATGAATTCACCTCGTTCGCAAGCGCCGTGGCACACCTACACGCGCAGTATACGGAAATGAAACCAGCGCAACCGTCCAACTCAGTCCCGTCGCTGCACAATGATCTTTGCCACTAATTCATGGAGGCCGCTATGAAGATTTATGATTGCCCCCGCTGCAGACACCACAGCCTAGTCCACACAGGAGGGTTCCTGTCATGCGGGCAATGCGGTTACGCCATTACGGCCTATGCCTTGGCCGCCGAGCGGCAATCACGAAACGATTCATTCCACAGCTCAAAAACATAATCGGTCCGACCTGGAACGGCATGGTATCGAACAGTCCTACTCAGAAATATGTGCGCCCTAGAATGGGAAGCGATCTGCCGGTCGCACTCAGCCTCGTCGTGTCCCTACTCATGGTTTTGCTTGCACTACTGAGCACCATCCGTTGGTGAACGTGATTGGGGGGCTAAAAAGCACGTGCGTGTCAATCAAAGTAGGAACTGATTTCGCCGGCTGTTCGCTCGCCCACTGAGTAAGCGCGGACAGTCCGCTGCCCAAGGATGTCCTATTCCAACCAGCAGGTCTGAACACCCACACCCGGGTTTTACCCATCGCTCACGCGCCGCAGCACCTTCACGTTCGTCCTCAACCAGAGCGGTATCCAAATTGATGTACTCATTATCGAATCGGATACAATTTTAATCCGGGCACTCACGCAAGCCGTATCGAGCTGCTCAACCGTCCACCATCTCACCCCAATAAAAACAATACGTTCGGCCAGAACTACGCGCTATCACGGAAATGGTACGTGAGTTGCTATTACCCATTGTGCGAACGCCGGGCCGATGACCACCTGGCCAATCACAAAGGGAGGGTACGATCATGCTCTGGGCCATTGCGATAGTGGGAACGTATGTGGCAGGGATTTATCTTCTTCGGCTGGTATGGTGGCAGGAGTAATGCCGATGCACTCGTCGAACCTGACTGACCTCTGGAGAGAAGCGCCTCCAGAATCCCAGATGGCCCCCCAGCTCGACTGAGGAACAACCCATCAGACCTGCTCACGGTCGACTACCGGGAACGAATGTCTCACCTGTGCCGGCAACGACCAGGTACCGGCAACCTCCTCCCGCCGACTACCCTCGATGAGCGAATAACCCCAACGTAGGGAGTCGTTAGTGGCTTCTTCATTCGGTAGTCGGCACTCCGTCGAATCCCTCGCCAAACTTTTGGATTCGTGTCCCAGCTGCACCGGCCGCATCTATCGCTCCGAACGTCGCGGTTGGCGAGACTTTTTCCTGTTTCTCCTCCGTCGCTACCCCTGGCGATGCCGGGCCTGCAGCCACCGCTTCTATGCCGCCAGCCGCCGATAACGTACCTGACCATCACTGGCGACCACGAGGCACGGGATTCGGCCTCGACCAGACCGCGCAAAGCTCTGGCCCCTCTAAGGCGGAATAGGATTCCGCCCTGACTCACGCCTACACTCCCATCTATGCATCCACACGTTCCTTCCTCCATTCCTTCCCCCACGGAGACAACCCTCACCTTTCAGCGATCGAGGGATCGTCTTGGCATCGTTTGCCCTATCATGTTCGCTGGGGCTCCCTTTATCGCAGAAGGCGTCATCCACAACGTCTCTCACACCGGGTGTACCGTGGAGTCCGACCGAATCGTGCTGAACGGCAGCTACCTTATCGTGCGCCTGCTTCTGCCGGATGCAACCCGTGCGCTCAGCATTGAGCTGGCCGCCATCCGATGGGTTCGTCAAGGGCACTTCGGTCTCGAGTTCATCCGAATCCCTCCTACTGATCGAGTCCGTCTAGACCGGTTTTTATTCGACCACCATCGCTAATCCCGCCCCACGCCAGGCCAATCTCATCCGGCAAGCCGTCATCCCCCCACCGACTAAAAACGATACTGCAGGCCGACGGACGTATTGGTATTGAAAAAGTCTCGACTCGTGGCACTCGAGGCTCGTTGCGACCGCTGTACTCCCAGGGTGACCGAGGCATCCGAACTAATCCGGTACCGCAGTTCCGCCGACCCGACATGTGTCGTATCAACTACGCCTCGATTGCTATCGCCTGCCAACTCACTCGTAAAGTCTTTTCGTCGATACGCGTACCCCAGATCTAACGAGAACCCCTGCCCCAGCACCAGAGTCGAGCTAACGGAGAGGAAATGTTGTCGATAGGAGACATCGTCTCTCACCTGCACATCTCCCCGACCGTCTGCCACCCCTCGCTCAAACAGATAGGCCACTGTCAGCGAGAGCCAAGCAGCGGCGTCAAATGTCACTTGTGGGCCGATCGTCCAGAACTTCGTGTCTCGTTCTGCGAACGCCTCGTTGAAGAATCGGAGCCCATACCGCCCAACGAGGGTAGCCATCCATTGCTGATGAAACCGATGTTCAAGTTGCGTCCGCCACACATGGGACGTGACTCGTTCCTCATCTAACAGCCGTGTGCCCGTTCGTCGCTCGATATTCGGCCCGAGAAAGAGATTCGGAACGTACCGATACCGAAGAAGCAGCGACGTATCCGGTGTCAGCGCCTGCTTCACCTGCAGTCGATAATTCCCATGGTTAAAGATACTGTGATCGGTATAGATGAAGCCGGCTGCCTTCATCGAGAATTCGGTCGGACCGAAGGCCGTCTCGGAGACACGCCGCACATCCAGCGACGGTTCCCAGACCACATCTCGAGGATTCTTGAGAGGCACGATGGTCGGTTGACTGGGGTCCTCAGACAACGCCATCCGCCGCGTAGCAGAGAGCTCAGACACATTGTCGGTATACAAGACCTTGGCTTCGGTCGAGGCCGACCATTCACCCGCCTGGGCGTGGAACGTTGGAGAGATTCCCGCAACCAACCAACCAACGAGGAACCATGCCCGTCGAAGTCGAGCCCGCGAGTGCACTTCCGGCCTCACATGTCATCGCCCGCCAAAGGAACGGACATACATGAGCACTTGCCACGCCTCTTCCTCGGTCAAGACCAGGGGGATAAATGGGGCCATATCCGTCCCAGGACTCCCGTTTTTCAGAATCCAGAACAGCTCACCATCCGTCCGAGCATGCTGCCATAACTTGTCGGTAAAGTTTCGTGGCAGCGGTCCTTTGAAGCTGGAATAGTCTAAATCCATTCCCAACCCCTTCCCATCCGATCCGTGGCAGGCTCGACAGAATGCTTTCCCCTCGAAAAGCGCCTTCCCCTGCTGCAGCCTCTCCGGCGTGACAGGAAAGGGATTCGTCACCGCCCGGGTCGACTCGATCTGGTCGATCGGAACACGGGGACGCAAGACTTCCGACTCCGCCGACCAGCCCAGCCTGATTCCCCCGAGCAGGAGGAAGGTGATCAGACATACCCGGCCAATATTCATCACAGCCGCTCCCTTCCACCAAAAATGACACAGGCGGAGAAGGCGCACGATGCGCCCTCTCCGCCTGATGAATCTGCGGTGCGCCGATTATTCAGTGCGATGCTTGTGGCCCACAGATTGCGGATGTCCCACCTCACCGTTGGGAGCATTGGCACCGTTGGGCCAGAGATGGAAGATAATGCCGTCGGTCTTAGCGGCGATTGCCGCCACTTCCTTTGCCTGCGCCTCAGGCATATCGAGAATCTGTACCCGTCCCGTGGCGATCTCGACCTCGTGGTCGTGATAATACTTGTTCCACGTCTCCAGAGGAACATGCGCGCGCGAGACGGATTTCGCCACAAAATACTCAATATCCGTCAACAGGGCGTTGGCGTCCGTTGATTCGAACAACAAGCACTGCAGCACTTCCGGAGAAATCGGCTTGCAGTAGTGGTGATAGGGGCCATGCACCGTCCCATCCTCGAATTTATGAGGCGCCATCACGTGAATGGTATACCCCTGTGCTGGTGTCGGCTTGGCTTTTGCCACCGCAGCGGCGGCGGGTGCCGCGGCTGAGGAAGACTTCATCTCATGGGACGTTTCCGCACAGCCGGCTGCCGTCAGCGCCGCCGCACACATTCCGATCATCACAATCGCACTTCGCATCGGGGCCTCCTTACAATGTATTCGCAAGATCGATCACGCATGACCGGCAACACTACTCCGTCCGCGGCTTATGTCCCACGGACGTCGGATGTCCGACCGATCCATCCGGTGCCTTAGCGCCCTTCGGCCATAAATGAAAAATAATGCCGTCCGTCTTGGCTGCCGCTGCCGCGACTTCCTTCGCCTGGGCATCAGGCAGATCCAGCACCTGAACCCGCCCGGTGGCAATTTCAACTTCATGGTCGTGATAAAACTTGTTCCAGACATCGAGGGGCACCGCCGAGCGTGACACGGGTTTCGCGACGAAATACTCAATGTCGGTCAACACCGCATTAGGATCGGTGGATTCGAACAACAGACATTGCAACACCTCCGGCTTGATGGCCTTGCAATAGTGATGGAAGGGACCGGCGACCGAGCCGTCTTCCATTTTATGCGGTGCCATGACGTGAATATCGAATCCGTCGGCCGGACCCGGTTTCATATCCGCCGCAAACGCAGGCCCGCCGAAGGCGAGTGCCACTGTGCTCGCACCGAGCACACAAAGGTTTCGAAACATGTACGGCCTCCTCTGGTTGGGGTTAGAACCTACCAATGATTCCACGCGATAGACGGATCAGGACGCGCTATCAGCCTGTGAGAGACACGGACAGATCAAAAGGATTCGCGTTTATTTCGGCAATGTTGGCATGCTGAATGGAATCGGTGCTCCTGTCAACGACTTCAAGAACGCAATGAGATCGGCTTTCTCTTCCGCCGTCAGATTCAACGGCTTCATGAGGGGACTCAGGTTGGCATTGTTCCCGCCACCCTGATTCAGA from Nitrospira sp. encodes:
- a CDS encoding DUF1264 domain-containing protein, which translates into the protein MRSAIVMIGMCAAALTAAGCAETSHEMKSSSAAAPAAAAVAKAKPTPAQGYTIHVMAPHKFEDGTVHGPYHHYCKPISPEVLQCLLFESTDANALLTDIEYFVAKSVSRAHVPLETWNKYYHDHEVEIATGRVQILDMPEAQAKEVAAIAAKTDGIIFHLWPNGANAPNGEVGHPQSVGHKHRTE
- a CDS encoding c-type cytochrome — protein: MNIGRVCLITFLLLGGIRLGWSAESEVLRPRVPIDQIESTRAVTNPFPVTPERLQQGKALFEGKAFCRACHGSDGKGLGMDLDYSSFKGPLPRNFTDKLWQHARTDGELFWILKNGSPGTDMAPFIPLVLTEEEAWQVLMYVRSFGGR
- a CDS encoding PilZ domain-containing protein; amino-acid sequence: MHPHVPSSIPSPTETTLTFQRSRDRLGIVCPIMFAGAPFIAEGVIHNVSHTGCTVESDRIVLNGSYLIVRLLLPDATRALSIELAAIRWVRQGHFGLEFIRIPPTDRVRLDRFLFDHHR
- a CDS encoding DUF1264 domain-containing protein; protein product: MFRNLCVLGASTVALAFGGPAFAADMKPGPADGFDIHVMAPHKMEDGSVAGPFHHYCKAIKPEVLQCLLFESTDPNAVLTDIEYFVAKPVSRSAVPLDVWNKFYHDHEVEIATGRVQVLDLPDAQAKEVAAAAAKTDGIIFHLWPKGAKAPDGSVGHPTSVGHKPRTE